One segment of Vibrio orientalis CIP 102891 = ATCC 33934 DNA contains the following:
- a CDS encoding aldehyde dehydrogenase → MDTMYWQNKAETIKFSTQAFINGQLQDANSGETFEIINPATGRVLASVARCAQQDVDLAVSVARQTFESRIWAGLPPSERKAILLNYAKVLDEHKEQFAVLESLDMGKPIGDAMGYDAPATARCIAWNAEAIDKIYDEVAPVTEGALALVTREALGVVAAIVPWNFPTVMAAWKIGPALATGNSVIIKPSEKSPLTAILLAELAKKAGIPDGVLQVLPGFGHEAGQALALHNDVDCITFTGSTAVGKKLLSFAGESNLKRAFMECGGKSPHIVNHDVKDIDKAAATAVSAICYNQGEVCTAGSRLLVHSSIKDQFIEKLLDKVKNWQPGDPLASDTRVGAIVDEAQFKRVLDYVEIGRQEGAKLICGGQPVRQETGGYFIQPAIFTEVTREMRIFQEEIFGPVLCVSTFDTIEEAIELANDSDYGLAAGIWTADISTAVRCSRALRAGTVFVNNWDGGDMTMPFGGYKQSGNGRDKSLHALDKYTEMKSTWIELD, encoded by the coding sequence AGCAGAGACGATTAAGTTTTCAACACAAGCGTTTATTAATGGGCAATTGCAAGACGCAAACAGTGGCGAAACATTTGAGATCATTAACCCTGCAACTGGCCGTGTTCTCGCGTCTGTTGCGCGATGCGCTCAGCAAGATGTTGATCTTGCCGTATCAGTCGCGCGCCAAACCTTTGAAAGTCGTATTTGGGCAGGTTTACCCCCCTCGGAACGAAAGGCCATTCTTCTTAACTACGCCAAAGTGCTCGATGAGCACAAGGAGCAGTTTGCGGTATTAGAATCACTCGACATGGGTAAGCCAATCGGAGATGCGATGGGCTATGATGCGCCCGCGACAGCGCGCTGTATTGCGTGGAATGCAGAAGCGATTGATAAGATCTATGACGAAGTTGCGCCAGTGACAGAGGGAGCTTTAGCACTGGTCACCAGAGAAGCTCTTGGCGTAGTGGCCGCGATTGTCCCTTGGAACTTCCCAACTGTCATGGCTGCATGGAAAATCGGCCCTGCGCTTGCGACTGGTAACTCGGTGATCATTAAGCCATCAGAGAAATCTCCACTCACGGCGATTTTACTGGCCGAATTAGCCAAGAAAGCGGGTATCCCAGATGGTGTGTTACAGGTTCTACCCGGCTTTGGTCACGAAGCAGGGCAAGCGTTAGCACTGCATAACGACGTTGACTGTATTACCTTTACAGGCTCAACTGCGGTAGGTAAAAAACTGCTCTCTTTTGCCGGCGAGTCTAACCTTAAACGCGCCTTTATGGAATGTGGCGGCAAAAGCCCTCATATCGTTAACCATGATGTTAAGGATATTGATAAAGCCGCAGCGACCGCGGTTTCAGCCATCTGTTATAACCAAGGCGAAGTGTGTACTGCGGGCTCTCGGTTACTGGTTCACTCTTCGATCAAAGATCAGTTTATCGAAAAGCTGCTAGACAAGGTTAAGAACTGGCAGCCAGGTGATCCTCTCGCGTCAGATACGCGCGTTGGTGCGATTGTTGATGAAGCTCAGTTTAAGCGCGTTCTTGATTACGTTGAGATAGGTCGACAGGAAGGCGCTAAGCTCATCTGCGGCGGTCAACCAGTACGTCAAGAGACGGGCGGCTACTTTATACAGCCAGCAATTTTTACTGAAGTCACTCGTGAGATGCGTATTTTCCAAGAAGAAATTTTCGGTCCAGTACTCTGTGTCTCGACATTTGACACCATCGAAGAGGCAATTGAACTGGCGAATGACAGTGACTACGGTTTAGCTGCCGGGATTTGGACAGCGGATATTTCAACCGCTGTACGCTGCTCACGCGCGCTACGTGCTGGCACAGTGTTCGTCAATAACTGGGATGGCGGCGACATGACCATGCCATTTGGCGGCTATAAACAAAGTGGTAATGGACGCGATAAGTCATTGCACGCACTCGATAAATACACCGAAATGAAATCAACATGGATTGAGTTAGATTAA
- a CDS encoding cupin domain-containing protein, with protein MDVGKQLKTIRTMRGLSQRELAKRSGVTNSMISQIEQNLVNPSVGSLKKILDAIPISMGEFFTLEVEAKDDIFFTVDQMADLGDGKIKMLLVGAKREGRQLAILREFYPPGSDTGPDFLQHEGEEGGVVIRGEIEITVGSKTQVLKAGDSYYFETRKPHRFRNKGKVECELISAATPPTF; from the coding sequence ATGGATGTTGGGAAACAACTGAAAACAATCAGAACGATGCGCGGGCTGTCTCAGAGAGAATTGGCTAAGCGCAGTGGTGTCACTAACTCAATGATTTCTCAAATCGAGCAGAACCTCGTCAATCCATCGGTGGGTTCACTGAAGAAAATCCTCGATGCCATTCCAATCTCTATGGGTGAGTTTTTTACGCTTGAAGTCGAGGCGAAAGACGACATCTTTTTTACGGTCGATCAAATGGCGGATCTCGGCGATGGCAAGATAAAGATGCTACTTGTTGGCGCTAAGCGTGAAGGTAGGCAGCTAGCCATTTTACGTGAATTCTATCCGCCGGGTTCAGATACCGGTCCGGATTTTCTGCAGCACGAAGGTGAAGAAGGTGGTGTGGTGATCCGCGGTGAAATTGAAATCACCGTCGGGAGCAAGACTCAGGTGCTTAAAGCGGGTGATTCATATTACTTTGAAACCAGAAAGCCGCACCGCTTCAGAAATAAAGGTAAAGTCGAGTGTGAGTTGATTAGTGCTGCGACACCGCCGACGTTTTAA
- a CDS encoding ABC transporter permease subunit yields MDAIPVYKTKWKWAILAAGLTFLYLPIMILIIYSFNENRLVTVWSGFSIKWYFELLEDDLLMGGVKLSLLIGFLSASAAVVLGTIAAFVLNRFGKFRGETGFAFMITAPLVMPEVITGLSLLLLFIALGQVFDIFSQRGMLTIWIAHVTFCTAYVTVVVSSRLQEVDRSIEEAAMDLGAPPWKVFFQITLPTIAPAILAGWLLAFTLSLDDLVIASFVSGPSATTLPMVVFSSVRLGVSPKINALATLIILAVACATFIAWWVMAKAEKRRQLEMKLADE; encoded by the coding sequence ATGGACGCAATACCTGTATACAAAACCAAATGGAAGTGGGCAATACTCGCGGCGGGTCTAACGTTTCTATACCTACCCATTATGATTCTTATTATCTATTCATTTAATGAGAACAGATTGGTAACGGTATGGTCTGGTTTCTCTATTAAGTGGTACTTTGAGCTGTTAGAAGACGATCTGCTGATGGGCGGGGTTAAGCTGAGTTTGTTAATCGGCTTCCTGTCGGCCAGTGCTGCGGTTGTTCTCGGCACCATCGCGGCATTTGTCTTGAATCGATTTGGCAAATTCCGTGGTGAAACCGGCTTTGCCTTTATGATCACTGCACCACTGGTGATGCCGGAAGTGATTACGGGCTTGTCATTGCTGCTGCTGTTTATAGCACTCGGACAAGTGTTCGATATTTTTTCGCAGCGGGGTATGTTGACCATCTGGATAGCCCATGTGACTTTCTGTACAGCTTATGTAACAGTTGTCGTCAGCTCTCGCCTTCAAGAGGTCGATCGCTCGATTGAGGAAGCGGCGATGGACTTGGGTGCGCCACCGTGGAAAGTGTTCTTCCAAATTACCTTACCGACGATTGCTCCAGCGATTCTAGCTGGCTGGCTACTGGCGTTTACACTCTCTCTTGATGATCTAGTGATAGCGAGCTTTGTCTCTGGGCCAAGTGCGACGACATTACCGATGGTGGTGTTCTCCAGCGTGCGGTTGGGGGTTAGCCCCAAAATCAATGCACTAGCAACGTTGATTATCTTGGCGGTAGCCTGTGCGACCTTTATCGCTTGGTGGGTGATGGCCAAAGCGGAAAAGCGTCGGCAACTGGAAATGAAACTTGCTGACGAATAA
- the potH gene encoding putrescine ABC transporter permease PotH — MKTHAKLNFWRVVPTPKCLLLSVPYGWLLLFFLLPFLIVFKISFAEAQIAIPPYSELWSYAEQQIQLLLNIGNYQYLVEDDLYISSYLQSIRIALVSTLLCLLIGFPIAWAIVHSNPATRNVLLMLIILPSWTSFLIRVYAWIGILKNNGLLNNMLMSLDAIDEPLKILHTDVAVYIGIVYTYLPFMVLPIYTALMRVDYSLIEASSDLGAKPVTTLFSILVPLTRAGIIAGSMLVFIPAVGEFVIPELLGGPDSILIGKVLWQEFFNNRDWPVASAVAIVMLLLLMIPILWFHRYQKRELEAS; from the coding sequence ATGAAAACTCATGCCAAACTCAACTTCTGGCGTGTTGTTCCCACGCCAAAGTGTTTATTACTATCGGTCCCCTATGGGTGGTTGTTACTGTTTTTCTTACTCCCGTTCTTAATTGTTTTCAAAATCAGTTTTGCAGAAGCACAGATTGCCATTCCACCCTATAGTGAACTGTGGAGTTATGCCGAGCAGCAAATACAGTTGCTGCTCAATATCGGCAACTACCAATATCTGGTTGAAGATGATCTCTATATCTCTTCTTATCTACAATCCATTCGTATCGCTTTGGTCTCGACGCTGCTATGTTTGCTGATTGGCTTTCCGATTGCTTGGGCGATTGTTCACTCAAATCCTGCGACGCGAAATGTTCTTTTAATGCTCATCATCTTGCCGTCATGGACCAGCTTCTTGATTCGTGTCTATGCCTGGATTGGCATTTTGAAAAACAATGGTTTGCTGAACAATATGTTGATGTCATTGGATGCGATTGACGAGCCTTTGAAGATCCTCCATACCGATGTTGCGGTCTATATTGGCATTGTATATACCTACCTTCCTTTTATGGTGCTGCCTATCTATACCGCCTTGATGCGAGTGGACTACTCATTAATTGAAGCATCGAGCGATCTTGGGGCTAAGCCTGTGACCACGCTATTTAGCATTCTAGTACCTCTGACCAGAGCTGGAATCATTGCGGGTTCGATGCTGGTGTTCATTCCAGCGGTGGGAGAGTTCGTCATTCCGGAACTGCTTGGCGGACCGGATTCAATATTGATAGGTAAAGTCCTATGGCAAGAGTTCTTCAATAATCGAGATTGGCCTGTGGCTTCCGCTGTCGCCATTGTGATGCTGTTACTGTTAATGATTCCGATACTGTGGTTCCACCGCTATCAAAAACGTGAGTTGGAGGCGAGCTAA
- the potG gene encoding putrescine ABC transporter ATP-binding subunit PotG, with protein sequence MSVMSIETDLAHSQIEPEPPKPLLEIRGLTKDFGGHVAVDNVDLTINQGELFALLGASGCGKSTLLRMLAGFEQPTEGQILLDGEDLANIPPYRRPVNMMFQSYALFPHMTVAKNIAYGLKQDGMPAKEIDATVKQMLELVRMSDYAKRKPHQLSGGQKQRVALARSLAKKPKLLLLDEPMGALDKNLREKMQLEVVDILESVGVTCVMVTHDQEEAMTMASRIAIMNKGQFVQIGSPEAIYEHPNSRYTARFIGSVNVFEGVLATNNKDSATIATPDLATPIQIAHGVSGAPGIPVYIAIRPEKMMLCEHASNAENFCSGVVEDIAYMGNQSIYHVRLDSGKLVTATLQNTSRHRKDMPTWEQRVNLCWEMESSVVLKI encoded by the coding sequence ATGAGTGTGATGTCTATTGAAACCGATTTAGCTCATAGCCAAATTGAACCTGAGCCGCCGAAACCTCTGCTTGAGATTCGCGGTTTGACCAAGGACTTTGGCGGCCATGTTGCGGTAGATAATGTTGATCTGACCATTAATCAAGGGGAACTGTTTGCTTTATTGGGAGCTTCTGGGTGCGGTAAATCGACGTTGCTGAGAATGTTAGCGGGTTTTGAACAGCCAACGGAAGGGCAAATTCTACTCGACGGAGAAGACCTAGCCAATATTCCACCTTATCGCCGTCCAGTAAATATGATGTTTCAATCCTACGCACTGTTTCCTCACATGACGGTGGCAAAGAATATTGCTTATGGATTAAAGCAAGATGGCATGCCGGCGAAAGAGATTGATGCGACCGTAAAGCAGATGTTGGAGTTAGTTAGAATGTCTGACTACGCCAAGCGTAAACCTCATCAACTGTCTGGTGGACAAAAACAACGGGTTGCGCTGGCTCGTAGTCTAGCCAAGAAACCTAAATTACTGCTTCTTGATGAGCCGATGGGGGCATTGGACAAGAACTTAAGAGAGAAAATGCAACTTGAGGTGGTCGACATTCTTGAAAGTGTTGGCGTGACATGTGTGATGGTAACGCACGACCAAGAAGAAGCGATGACGATGGCAAGTCGCATTGCGATCATGAATAAAGGCCAGTTTGTTCAGATCGGCTCGCCTGAAGCGATTTATGAACACCCGAACTCAAGATACACCGCAAGATTTATCGGCTCAGTTAATGTGTTTGAAGGTGTCCTAGCGACCAATAATAAAGATAGTGCCACCATTGCGACGCCAGACCTTGCTACACCAATTCAAATTGCACATGGCGTTTCCGGTGCGCCGGGTATTCCGGTTTATATCGCGATACGACCAGAGAAAATGATGCTCTGCGAACACGCATCCAATGCTGAGAACTTCTGTTCAGGTGTGGTTGAAGACATCGCTTATATGGGCAATCAATCTATCTATCATGTGCGATTAGACAGCGGTAAATTAGTGACAGCAACACTGCAAAACACCAGCCGACACCGCAAGGACATGCCGACATGGGAACAAAGAGTCAATCTTTGTTGGGAAATGGAAAGTAGTGTGGTGCTTAAGATATGA
- a CDS encoding extracellular solute-binding protein — translation MVKLKAYIGIALGAAIAVVPSVVHAGEEKVLNVYNWSDYIAEDTIAKFEQETGIKVVYDVFDSNEVLEAKILSGNTGFDIVVPSNDFLGRQAKAGAFQKLDKAKLSNYKNLDPKLMSILADTVDPNNDYSIPYLWGTTGIGYNVEKVAAVLGKDAPVDSWELVFKPENMEKLAQCGVGFLNAPSEIMAASLNYLGKDPNSTKTSDYKQDALALLKQVRPYVTYFHSSQYINDLANGDICVAIGWSGDVLQAADRAAEADNGVEIAYSIPKEGALAWFDLMAIPKEAKHPENAHLFINFLMRPEVIAEVSNYVWYANPNLPSREFIDQEILDDPGIYPTPEAQEKLYSSKMLPHKVSRTITRTWTDFIKN, via the coding sequence ATGGTTAAACTAAAAGCATATATCGGCATAGCGTTAGGCGCAGCGATCGCTGTTGTACCTTCAGTGGTGCACGCAGGCGAAGAGAAAGTTCTTAACGTTTATAACTGGTCAGATTATATCGCAGAAGACACGATAGCGAAGTTTGAACAAGAGACAGGCATTAAGGTCGTATACGATGTTTTTGATTCTAACGAAGTGTTAGAAGCAAAAATTCTCTCGGGCAATACTGGGTTTGATATTGTTGTACCGAGTAACGACTTTTTAGGACGTCAGGCCAAAGCGGGGGCTTTCCAGAAGCTAGACAAAGCTAAGCTAAGTAACTACAAAAACTTAGACCCTAAGTTGATGTCGATTCTGGCTGATACCGTTGATCCGAATAACGATTACTCGATTCCATATCTATGGGGCACGACGGGTATTGGTTATAACGTCGAAAAAGTAGCAGCAGTTCTTGGTAAGGACGCGCCAGTCGACAGTTGGGAGCTGGTCTTCAAGCCGGAGAATATGGAAAAGCTCGCTCAGTGTGGTGTGGGTTTCTTGAACGCTCCGTCTGAGATTATGGCGGCTTCACTTAACTATTTGGGTAAAGATCCAAATAGTACTAAAACCAGTGATTACAAACAGGATGCCCTTGCGTTACTTAAGCAAGTTCGTCCTTACGTGACTTACTTTCATTCTTCACAATATATCAATGACTTAGCTAATGGTGACATCTGTGTTGCTATCGGTTGGTCTGGTGATGTTCTTCAGGCGGCCGATCGTGCAGCTGAAGCGGATAATGGGGTAGAAATTGCCTACTCAATTCCGAAAGAAGGCGCACTTGCGTGGTTTGATTTGATGGCGATTCCGAAAGAAGCGAAACACCCAGAAAACGCTCACCTGTTTATCAACTTCCTAATGCGTCCAGAAGTCATTGCTGAAGTGAGTAACTATGTTTGGTACGCAAACCCTAACTTACCATCGCGTGAGTTTATCGATCAGGAAATCCTAGACGATCCAGGCATCTACCCTACGCCTGAGGCACAAGAGAAATTATATAGCTCGAAAATGTTGCCGCATAAAGTTTCACGCACAATAACCCGTACGTGGACTGACTTTATTAAAAACTAA
- a CDS encoding aspartate aminotransferase family protein produces the protein MSTWIEQDSAHCLHPFTNFKSLNAKGSRIITKAEGVYIYDEDGNKILDGMAGLWCVNLGYSSQPLIDAATEQLKQLPYYNLFFQTTHPPAVELSTLLAEITPEGMNHVFFTGSGSECNDTVLRMVRHYWASKGKASKQTVISRHNAYHGSTMAGASLGGMKFMHAQGGLPLPNIVHIDQPYHFGEGQGQDVNEFGLERARQLEAKILELGEDNVAAFIAEPIQGAGGVIIPPDSYWPEIQRICDKYEILLIVDEVICGFGRTGEWFASQAFNIKPDLMCMAKGITSGYLPLGGVMVRDHVAKVLTDADTEFAHGFTYSGHPAACAVAIANIKEMQRLNVVNQVREEIAPYFAQRWGELADHPLVGQARCKGLVGAIELVADKQTNQRFDKDLDVGTRCREHCFNAGVVLRAVGDSMICSPPLIISKDEIDQLVTKAKQALDNTLADVKS, from the coding sequence ATAAAATTCTTGATGGTATGGCGGGGCTATGGTGTGTCAACCTTGGCTACAGTAGCCAACCACTGATTGATGCAGCAACAGAGCAGCTCAAGCAATTGCCTTATTACAATCTGTTCTTCCAAACCACTCATCCACCGGCAGTCGAACTATCGACGCTACTAGCAGAAATTACACCAGAAGGGATGAACCACGTTTTCTTCACCGGTTCTGGCTCTGAGTGTAATGACACAGTGCTGCGTATGGTGCGTCACTACTGGGCGAGCAAAGGGAAAGCGAGTAAGCAAACGGTGATCAGTCGTCACAACGCTTACCACGGCAGTACCATGGCGGGTGCAAGTCTAGGTGGTATGAAGTTTATGCATGCACAAGGCGGTCTACCGCTACCAAATATTGTTCATATTGATCAGCCATACCACTTTGGTGAGGGCCAAGGACAAGACGTCAATGAATTTGGTTTAGAGCGAGCTCGTCAGCTTGAAGCGAAAATCCTCGAGCTAGGGGAAGACAACGTCGCAGCATTTATCGCAGAACCGATTCAAGGTGCGGGTGGCGTGATCATTCCACCAGACAGTTACTGGCCAGAAATCCAAAGAATTTGTGATAAGTACGAAATCTTATTGATTGTCGATGAAGTGATCTGTGGTTTTGGTCGTACTGGAGAATGGTTCGCTAGCCAAGCCTTTAACATTAAACCTGATCTGATGTGTATGGCGAAAGGCATTACGTCTGGATACCTACCGTTAGGCGGGGTGATGGTTCGAGATCATGTAGCCAAAGTGTTGACCGATGCCGATACCGAGTTTGCGCATGGCTTCACTTATTCAGGCCATCCGGCGGCGTGTGCGGTAGCTATTGCCAACATCAAAGAAATGCAGCGACTTAATGTCGTCAATCAAGTGCGTGAGGAGATTGCTCCATACTTTGCGCAGCGTTGGGGCGAGCTGGCGGATCATCCATTAGTCGGTCAAGCACGTTGCAAAGGCTTAGTTGGCGCGATTGAACTGGTCGCAGACAAGCAAACCAATCAGCGCTTTGACAAAGACCTCGATGTGGGCACGCGTTGTCGAGAGCACTGTTTTAATGCAGGCGTTGTATTACGAGCGGTGGGAGATTCGATGATCTGTTCGCCACCACTGATTATCAGCAAGGATGAAATCGATCAATTAGTCACTAAAGCGAAACAAGCATTAGATAACACATTGGCGGACGTCAAGTCTTAG